One segment of Magnetococcus sp. PR-3 DNA contains the following:
- the recR gene encoding recombination mediator RecR produces MSTGLPTLERAIELFARLPGVGRKSAQRMVYHLLKDQGQEAKRLGEGLIELSQRIGFCSVCHNLAEDELCSICMDHKRDVSLICVVEEPVDVLAMERAGAYKGLYHVLGGRLSPMDGVGPDALNLESLEKRLGGDDLKEMIIATNPTVSGEATAHYIAQIAQAHAVQISRLAYGMPMGGELEYLDESTLFQALQGRRGVV; encoded by the coding sequence ATGAGTACCGGTCTACCCACCCTGGAGCGGGCTATTGAGTTGTTCGCTCGTTTGCCAGGGGTTGGGCGTAAAAGTGCTCAGCGCATGGTTTATCATCTCCTGAAAGATCAGGGGCAAGAGGCCAAGCGACTGGGGGAGGGGCTGATTGAGCTCAGCCAGCGGATTGGGTTCTGCAGCGTTTGTCATAACTTGGCGGAAGATGAGTTATGCAGTATCTGTATGGATCACAAACGAGATGTGAGCCTAATCTGTGTGGTTGAAGAGCCGGTCGATGTGCTGGCCATGGAGCGTGCAGGTGCATACAAGGGGCTTTATCATGTCTTGGGTGGTCGCTTAAGCCCAATGGATGGTGTTGGTCCAGATGCACTTAACCTGGAAAGTCTCGAGAAGCGACTGGGTGGAGATGATCTCAAAGAGATGATCATTGCGACCAACCCAACCGTCTCAGGTGAGGCCACCGCGCACTATATTGCTCAGATCGCACAAGCACATGCAGTGCAGATCAGTCGCCTAGCCTATGGTATGCCCATGGGGGGAGAGCTGGAATATCTAGATGAATCCACACTTTTTCAGGCCCTTCAGGGGCGTAGAGGTGTGGTTTAA
- a CDS encoding YbaB/EbfC family nucleoid-associated protein encodes MGNMMKQAKQMQAKMAQMQEELALLTVTGQAGGGMVEVTINGKQTVEGVKIDPKAVDPEDMEMLEDLMVAAFNDAQARMAQITQEKMSKVTGGMNIPGLF; translated from the coding sequence ATGGGAAACATGATGAAGCAGGCCAAGCAGATGCAAGCCAAAATGGCGCAGATGCAAGAAGAGCTTGCTCTACTGACAGTAACCGGACAAGCCGGTGGCGGTATGGTTGAAGTGACCATCAATGGCAAGCAAACGGTTGAAGGGGTGAAAATTGACCCTAAAGCGGTTGACCCAGAGGATATGGAGATGCTGGAAGATCTGATGGTCGCTGCTTTTAACGATGCCCAAGCTCGTATGGCTCAGATCACTCAGGAGAAGATGTCCAAAGTAACGGGCGGAATGAATATTCCTGGGCTGTTTTAA
- a CDS encoding 2-oxoacid:acceptor oxidoreductase family protein, giving the protein MATLKADDQQAFPYPGIPGTGDGSDAIAYVETRATDGAAAYPITSSTIMGQNFQVAVANGFKNVWGNDLAWMELESEHSSASACEGYALAGGRVTNFTSGQGLVLMKEVLFTIAGKRLPHVLNVAARALTHQGLNVHAGHDDVMAVADCNWGILFAHSVQASADLCLIARRASEDSFTPMMNVQDGFLISHTIENLNYPEDDLIREYLGNPRDRMRNLFDPEAPLQTGVVQNQDAYMQGKIAARKYYDELEGHIENAMEEFYKLTGRKYSLIEEVSMEDADYAVIAMGTTAETAMSVIELARSRGLKLGVVNITCYRPFPAKQVVRAIKNCKAVSILERCDVPTMVDNPLTTDIEASLAKAVMGIEGFDAVENIPYVFSGTAGLGSRDVTPGHILAVLTNMTLGKEGKRFFSLGIEHETALDPEDEPDVRPEGSFSVRAHSVGGFGSVTTNKVIATMLGDIFGFRVQAAPKYGSEKKGLPTNTYLTVTPTGKILSHCELRQVDFVPLMDPTTWFMGNPLVGLSDGGIVFQHTDEPNAQALWDSLPSYAKYFMKEHKVKFYGVDTIDIARESCLSDSSLIQRFQGVVLLGVFLRVTPFQKNAGMDDKALFEQVRKPLDKYFGKRGQKVVDDNLDAVKRGFDRVMEVTDEIMDATSAEELAKGKEEWDAKGKDVNAFFI; this is encoded by the coding sequence ATGGCTACCTTGAAAGCAGATGACCAACAGGCGTTTCCCTATCCGGGTATCCCCGGCACAGGTGATGGTTCCGATGCCATTGCTTATGTGGAAACTCGCGCCACAGACGGTGCAGCCGCTTACCCCATCACTTCATCCACCATCATGGGACAGAATTTCCAGGTGGCAGTGGCTAACGGCTTTAAAAACGTTTGGGGCAATGATTTAGCCTGGATGGAGCTGGAGTCTGAACACTCCTCCGCTTCTGCTTGCGAAGGCTATGCCTTGGCCGGTGGTCGTGTGACCAACTTTACCTCAGGTCAGGGTCTGGTCCTGATGAAAGAGGTTCTGTTCACCATCGCTGGTAAGCGTTTGCCCCACGTATTGAACGTAGCGGCTCGTGCGCTGACCCACCAGGGTCTGAACGTGCACGCCGGTCATGATGATGTTATGGCTGTAGCAGACTGTAACTGGGGTATTTTGTTTGCCCACAGTGTACAGGCTTCTGCTGACCTGTGCCTGATTGCCCGTCGCGCTTCAGAAGATTCGTTCACACCGATGATGAACGTTCAGGACGGCTTCCTGATTTCTCATACCATTGAGAACCTCAACTATCCTGAGGATGACCTGATTCGCGAATACCTGGGTAATCCCCGTGATCGTATGCGCAATCTGTTTGATCCTGAGGCACCTCTGCAGACCGGTGTTGTGCAGAACCAGGATGCCTATATGCAGGGTAAGATTGCTGCCCGTAAGTACTACGATGAGCTGGAAGGCCACATCGAAAACGCCATGGAAGAGTTCTATAAGCTCACCGGGCGTAAGTACAGCCTCATTGAAGAAGTAAGTATGGAAGATGCGGATTATGCCGTTATCGCCATGGGTACCACCGCTGAAACCGCCATGTCTGTTATCGAACTGGCCCGTTCCCGCGGTCTGAAGCTGGGTGTGGTTAACATCACCTGCTATCGTCCTTTCCCAGCCAAGCAGGTTGTACGTGCCATCAAGAACTGTAAGGCCGTCTCCATTCTTGAGCGTTGTGACGTCCCCACTATGGTTGACAACCCTCTGACCACCGATATCGAGGCTTCACTGGCCAAAGCGGTTATGGGTATCGAGGGCTTTGATGCTGTAGAGAACATTCCTTACGTCTTCAGTGGTACCGCTGGTCTGGGTTCCCGTGACGTAACTCCTGGTCACATCCTGGCGGTGTTGACCAATATGACTCTGGGTAAAGAGGGCAAGCGCTTCTTCTCCCTGGGTATTGAGCATGAAACCGCTCTGGATCCTGAGGACGAGCCCGATGTACGTCCCGAAGGTTCCTTCTCGGTTCGTGCACACTCTGTCGGTGGTTTCGGTTCGGTCACCACCAACAAGGTTATCGCAACAATGTTGGGTGACATCTTCGGCTTTCGTGTACAGGCTGCGCCTAAGTACGGTTCCGAGAAAAAGGGTCTACCCACCAATACTTATCTGACCGTAACGCCTACCGGTAAGATCCTCAGCCACTGTGAGCTGCGTCAGGTGGACTTTGTGCCTCTGATGGATCCCACCACGTGGTTCATGGGCAACCCTCTGGTTGGTCTGTCTGATGGTGGTATTGTCTTCCAGCACACCGATGAGCCCAATGCTCAGGCGCTGTGGGATTCTCTACCTTCCTACGCTAAGTACTTCATGAAAGAGCATAAGGTGAAGTTCTACGGTGTGGATACCATCGACATCGCCCGTGAGTCTTGCCTCTCTGACTCTTCCTTGATTCAGCGCTTCCAGGGTGTGGTTCTGTTGGGTGTCTTCCTGCGGGTGACTCCTTTCCAGAAGAATGCTGGTATGGATGACAAGGCACTGTTTGAGCAGGTGCGTAAGCCTCTGGATAAGTACTTCGGTAAGCGTGGTCAGAAGGTTGTAGACGATAACCTGGATGCCGTGAAGCGTGGCTTTGATCGTGTCATGGAAGTGACCGATGAAATTATGGACGCCACCTCCGCAGAAGAACTGGCCAAGGGCAAGGAAGAGTGGGATGCCAAAGGTAAAGACGTTAACGCGTTCTTCATCTAA
- a CDS encoding thiamine pyrophosphate-dependent enzyme translates to MSQAKIYTENTPQWYDIDRAKEIVNAYGTGKGSSQPADAFVGQSAVPAATGSFRDFSYIAPDLPEFIADNCVACMECVQNCPDSSIWGRVMTPETLEAELAKAEDDATRDLLKAQMVQTTKFWKTYEKKKAKDASAPGGAEFGIFIDPTKCKGCGECVIACGEHDALKMIKKTKDNLPNYFAMWDFFKTTPDTPKEYINPKLKIDIMLKDEANQYVGGAGSCMGCGEASVIRQLLAMTHEKVGHKYGITAATGCQTVYGSTYPYNPYRVPWMNSLFENAPTVAMGIREHWNRTGKEDHVLWAFGGDGAMLDIGFQALSRMLTSGMNIKALVLDTQVYSNTGGQASTATYIGQEAKMSVHGKAIPGKMERRKEIGQIAMMHPNVYVAQTVGPMTTHFYKCVERALEYDGPALINVYTTCQPEHQVADDLSYTQALLAVESRAFPIFSYDPEAGETMAERMSLQGNPSVKRDWHHKKTKEGEEKVDFISFAKTEGRFQKHFDKDGKASDVLHISMQERLENWRQLQDLAGVNNADWEAERAAKKAKK, encoded by the coding sequence ATGAGTCAAGCTAAGATCTATACCGAGAATACCCCTCAGTGGTACGATATCGATCGTGCCAAAGAGATTGTAAACGCTTATGGTACTGGTAAAGGTTCCAGCCAGCCAGCGGATGCTTTTGTGGGTCAATCTGCTGTCCCTGCGGCGACTGGTTCCTTCCGTGACTTCTCTTACATTGCACCAGATCTGCCCGAGTTTATTGCAGATAACTGTGTTGCCTGTATGGAGTGTGTACAGAACTGTCCAGACTCTTCTATCTGGGGTCGAGTCATGACACCAGAGACCTTGGAAGCTGAACTGGCCAAGGCTGAAGATGATGCCACCCGTGACCTGCTGAAGGCACAGATGGTTCAGACCACCAAGTTCTGGAAAACCTACGAGAAGAAAAAAGCCAAAGATGCCAGTGCCCCTGGTGGTGCTGAGTTTGGTATCTTCATCGATCCTACCAAGTGTAAGGGTTGTGGTGAGTGTGTGATTGCCTGTGGCGAGCACGATGCTCTGAAGATGATCAAAAAGACCAAAGATAACCTGCCTAACTACTTCGCGATGTGGGACTTCTTCAAGACCACCCCTGATACGCCGAAGGAGTACATCAATCCTAAGCTGAAGATTGACATCATGCTTAAGGATGAAGCCAACCAGTATGTGGGTGGCGCAGGTTCCTGCATGGGTTGTGGTGAAGCTTCGGTTATCCGTCAGCTGCTGGCGATGACCCATGAGAAGGTGGGCCATAAGTATGGCATCACCGCGGCGACCGGTTGTCAAACTGTGTACGGTTCTACCTACCCCTACAACCCCTACCGTGTGCCTTGGATGAACTCTTTGTTCGAAAACGCACCGACTGTGGCGATGGGGATCCGTGAGCATTGGAACCGCACCGGTAAGGAAGACCACGTACTGTGGGCCTTCGGTGGTGACGGCGCCATGTTGGACATCGGCTTCCAGGCTCTGTCCCGTATGTTGACCTCTGGTATGAACATCAAGGCACTGGTTCTGGATACTCAGGTCTACTCCAACACTGGTGGTCAAGCCTCGACGGCAACTTACATTGGTCAGGAAGCTAAGATGTCTGTCCACGGTAAGGCCATTCCTGGTAAGATGGAGCGTCGTAAGGAGATCGGTCAGATCGCCATGATGCACCCCAACGTCTATGTGGCCCAGACTGTTGGTCCTATGACGACACACTTCTATAAGTGTGTAGAGCGTGCGCTTGAGTATGATGGTCCTGCACTGATCAACGTCTACACCACCTGTCAGCCTGAGCACCAGGTAGCTGACGATCTCTCCTACACCCAAGCGTTGCTGGCTGTAGAGTCCCGTGCATTCCCCATCTTCTCTTACGACCCTGAGGCCGGTGAGACCATGGCGGAGCGTATGTCACTGCAAGGTAACCCTTCAGTGAAGCGTGACTGGCACCACAAAAAGACCAAAGAGGGCGAAGAGAAGGTAGACTTCATCTCCTTTGCGAAGACTGAAGGTCGTTTCCAGAAGCATTTTGACAAAGATGGAAAAGCCTCTGATGTTCTGCATATCTCTATGCAGGAGCGTCTGGAGAACTGGCGTCAGCTGCAGGATCTAGCCGGTGTGAACAATGCCGACTGGGAAGCTGAGCGTGCGGCCAAAAAGGCTAAAAAATAA